The region GATTCGGGGTGAAATTGCACTCCACGCACATCAAATTCACGGTGGCGAAGGGACATAATTTGCCCTTTTTCATCGTAGGAAGTGGCTTCCAGAGAATCTGGTAGTTCTTTTAAAACTACCCAGGAATGATAACGGCCTACGTTCATTGTTTTTGGGAGATCTTTAAAAAGTGGTTCGTCGTCTACACAAAGATCCATCGTGGTGGCAATACCGTGATAAACCGATTCCAAATTCCCTAATTTCCCGCCGAAAACTTCACCGATGGCTTGCTGGCCGAGGCAAACTCCTAAAATGCTTTTTGAAGAAGCATATTTTTCTATAATGGGCTTTAATAATCCGGCTTCACTGGGAATTCCTGGACCGGGGGAAAGCAGGATTTTATCATATTTTTCAACATCTTCCAACTCTAACTGGTCGTTTCTTACAACCGTAACCTCGCAATCCAATTCTTCAAGATAATGCACAAGGTTGTACACAAAAGAATCGTAATTATCTATAACTAATATTTTTTTCATTCTACCTGGTGTGAAATTCTGTTTTTAATACTAAAAGTTGCGTCAATCTATATTTGCTGCAGATTCTAATATTATTAAATGAGAACATGTTAGATCCT is a window of Salegentibacter salegens DNA encoding:
- a CDS encoding anthranilate synthase component II, encoding MKKILVIDNYDSFVYNLVHYLEELDCEVTVVRNDQLELEDVEKYDKILLSPGPGIPSEAGLLKPIIEKYASSKSILGVCLGQQAIGEVFGGKLGNLESVYHGIATTMDLCVDDEPLFKDLPKTMNVGRYHSWVVLKELPDSLEATSYDEKGQIMSLRHREFDVRGVQFHPESVLTPDGKKMIQNWVES